The Mycobacterium seoulense genomic interval CCGGTCACCGGCCTGAGGGCCACCGCCGCATCCAGCCCTCCACCGGGAGCGCCAGGGCGTTGCACAGCGTGCAGATCGTGCGGTACCAGCCGACGGCGGTGAGCAATTCGATACGTTGCTCGTCGTCGAGGTCGCGCCCCAGCGCGCTCCAGGTCGCCTCCGACCACGAGCCGGTGCGCTCCAGTTCGTCCACCGCCTCGATCAGGGTCCGCTCGCTTGCGCTCCAGCGCGGGTCGGACGCCCCGCCGGTCACCAGCGCGTCGCACTCGTCGTCGCTGACGCCCGCGACCGGGCCCCAGAACGCCGCCTGCCCGCCCCACTCGTACTCGCAGCCGACCAGCGCGCACGTGCGAAGAATCGCGATCGTCCGCGTCCGCGGCGGCAAAAGCGCTGCGACATAGAGTGATTCGCCGAGCTTGCGCAGCCGGGTGGCCAGCGCCGGGTGGCGCTGCAGGCAGCGCACCAGCAGCAGCGGCTCATAGCTGCGGTCCGGGTGACCCCAGCTGTTGATTCCAGTGGCATCTTCCTCGCTCCACGGTGGGGGGAGCGGTGCGACGCGGCTCACGGATGAGACTGTACGGCGCGCACTTCAGGCGGGCAGCGAGAAGACCACGCAGTCGTGCAGGCAGCCCCTGGCCGCGCCGGGGGAGTCGGGGTCGGCCTCGCGGTGCAGCAGCGCGCGGGAGGGCACCACCGTGAGGCCAACGGCGTCCCCGGCTCGGTTCTCCGGGCCCACCTCGGCCGTGCCGTCGACGATCAGCGAATAGCCGCCGGGCTCGGTCGGGGGCCACAGCAGGGTGACGTCGCGGCGCTGGGCGAGATTCTGCCGGGTGCGGCCGCCGATGAGTCCGACATCGATGGTCGCTCCGCTCAGCCGCGGTTCGACCGTCACGGTGTGCACGCGGTAGTCGTCGTCCACGGTGACCAGGTAGGCGTACGGGTAGTCGGGGAGGGCGGCGGCGAGCCGCTCGAGGTCCACCTTCTTCTTCGTGCGCATGGTGCTCCAGGATAGGGCGGGGCGGGGCCGCTACAGCGTGCGCGGAACCCGCGCCGCCGGGAGGCCGAACGTGAGCTGGCCGCTGCTGCTGAAGTGGAAACCGAGGTTCTGCAGGACCTGCTGCCAGGGCGCCAGCTTCTCGACGGCCGCCGACGCGTCGGCGTGGTAGCCGTACATCGCCTCCACGTCCGACGCCCACATCTGGTCGTAGGCGGCCTCGATGTCGGCGATCGCGGGGGTGTTCTGGCCCAGCCAGTTGGTCGCCGACAACGCGTGCGCCAGAGCGCGATTGGCCGCGACCACCGCGGGCTGCACCGTGGCCGCCAGCGCCCCCTCGAACGCGGCCGCGACGGCAGACGCCTGGCTGGACACCGCCTCGGCCTGGGCCGCCGCCGCGCTGAGCCAGCTCACGTAGTGCGTGGCGAGGGCCATCATCGCCGCCGAGGAGGGGCCCTGCCAGGACCCGTTGGCGAGGTTTGACGTGACCGAAGAAAACGACGATGCTGACGACGCCAAGTCCTCGGCAAGGCCGTCCCAGGCTTCCGCGGCAGCAAGCAGCGGCCCGGCTCCGGGACCCGAATGGATTCGTGCCGAGTTCACTTCTGGCGGCAACCACGCAAAATGCGGGCTCGTCACCGGCTTAACTTACCCGGGATTCGGCCGATTTGGTGGCGTTATTGCGCGGCTACTGGCCTGGGCCGGCGCCCGCGGACCAACTTGCCCGGGCGAGCCTCGGTCGGCACGCCGTTTTCCGCGATCACTTCGCCGGCGACGATGGTCGCGACGTATCCGTCGGCCGTCTGGTCCAGGCGCCGCCCCCCGGCGGGCAGGTCGTAGCTGATGACCGGCTTGTGCAGCCGCAGCGCGGCGTGATCGATGACGTTGAGGTCGGCCTTGTACCCCACGGCGATGCGGCCCCGGTCGCCCAGCCCGGCGATGCGGGCCGGCACCGACGTGAGCTCGCGGACGGCCTCCGGCACGGTGAACCGTCCCGACTTGCGGTCGCGTGCCCAATGCGCCAGGAAGTACGTCGAATAGCTGGCGTCACAGATCATCCCGTAGTGCGCGCCGCCGTCGCCGAGCCCCAGCACCACGTCCTCGCGGTGCAGCAGCTCCCCGACGGTGTCCAGCGAGTTGCCCTGCAGGTTGCTGGTGGCCACCAGCAGCATGGCGCGGCCCTCGTCGTCGAGCAGGCGGTCGTAGGCCTCCTCCATCGGGTCGACCCCGCGGGCGCGGGCCCTGGCGCCGATGCTGGTCGTCGGGTCCGGCTCGTAGTCGGGGGTGTCGCCCAGCGGGAAGATCCAGTCCCACATCTGCGCCACGTAGAGGATCGGATGACCGACGCCGGGCTTGTCGGCCAGGATGCGCGCGCGCACCTCCGGCTTGCGCATCTCGGCGACCCGCTCGGCCAGCGGCAGGTGCGCGATCTCCCGGTAGCTGGGGTAGAGCACGAACGGGTTGGCGGACAGTTGCAGCCCGATGATCAACCCGATCGGCCGCGGCAACAGCTGCGCGGTGATGTCGCCGCCGGCCGCGTTGGCCTTCTCGATCATGGTGATGGCGTCCGGCCACGTCGGGTCGCCGGCGTTGGCGACGACCAGCGTGAAGGTGAGCGGCAGGCCGACGTCCTCGGCGACGTCGAACACCATCTGCAGCACCGGCTCGTAGCCGCCGGCCGGGATGTCCGGCACGAACTGCAGCAGGCCGCCGCCCCCGTCGACGACACCGCGGGCGATCTCCTCGATCTCCTCGCGGGCGGCGTCGTAACTGGGGATGGGCGAACCGCTTTCGGTCTTGTGGATCGTCAACCGGGACGACGCGAAGCCAAGCGCCCCGACCTCGATCGCCTCCTTCGCCAGCGCCCGCATCCTGGCGAGGTCTTCGGCGGTGGCCGGCTCGCGGTTGGCGCCGCGTTCGCCCATCACGTAGACGCGCAGCGGGGAGTGCGGCAGGTACGCGGCGACGTCGATGTCCCGCCGGCCGGCGTCCAGCGCGTCCAGGTATTCGGGGAACGTCTCCCAGGTCCACGGCAGGCCGTCGGTCATGACCACCCCGGGGATGTCCTCGACGCCGGCCATCACGTCGACGAGCACGTCGTGGTCCTCCTGGCGGCAGGGGGCGAAGCCCACCCCGCAGTTGCCCATCACCACGGTGGTCACGCCGTGCGCGGACGACGGCGTCAGGCGTTCCGACCAGATCGACTGGCCGTCGTAGTGGGTGTGCAGGTCGACGAAGCCGGGGGTGACCAGCAGCCCGGCGGCGTCGATCTCCCGGTGGGCGTTTTCACCGTTGACGTTGCCCACCGGCCCCACCTTTTTGATGACGCCGTCCGCTACGGCGACGTCGCCGACGAACGGTTCACCGCCCAGCCCGTCGACGATGGTGCCGTTGCGGATGATGAGGTCGTAGGTCATCCAAATAATCTACGACCGCGCCCGCGGGTGGTGCCAGGATCTAGTGTCGCTGGTATGGCCAACACCTCCAGCCCCGACGCCGCCGCCCAGGAACTGCTCCGCGACGCCTTCACCCGGTTGATCGAACACGTCGACGACATCGCCGACGGGTTGACCGACGAGGTCGCCAACTACCGAGTCACCCCCGACGCCAACAGCATCGCCTGGCTGATCTGGCACAGCGCCCGGGTGCAGGACATCCAGCTGGCCGACGTGGCCGGCGTCGAGCAGGTGTGGTTGCGCGACGGCTGGGTGGACCGGTTCGGGCTGGACCTGCCGCGCAACGACACCGGCTACGGGCACGGCCCCGAGCAGGTCGCCAAGGTCAAGGCGCCCGCGGACCTGCTGTCCGGCTACTACCACGCGGTGCACAAGCTGACCCTCGAGTACATCGCCGGCGTGACCGACGCCGACCTGGAGCGGGTGGTCGACACCAACTGGGACCCGCCGGTGACGGCCAGCGCGCGGTTGGTGAGCATCATCGACGACTGCGCCCAGCACCTGGGCCAGGCCGCCTACGTCCGCGGAATCGCCCCCTAGGGCTTGGGTTCTCGCAGCGTGCGATTCGTGGCCGCGGTCTTGCGGGCGGTGCTGTGGCTGGCCGCGACCGTCGCGCTGGCGGTGGCGGTCCCGGCGGCGTGGCTGCAGTGCAACGTCGTCAGCGAGGGCGGCTACGCGGCGCTGGCGCAGCGGGCCGCGGGCGATCCCGCGCTGCAGTCCGCCGCGGCCGACGAACTGACCAATCGCGCGATGGCACTCATCGCGGCCCACAACGGCGGACGCCAGCCCGCGGACGGCGCGCAGCTGCACGAGACCGCCGCCGCGTTCACGGCCGGGCCGGCGTTCCCGGCGCTGTTCGCCCGGGCGAACCGGGCGGCGCACCGCTGGCTGTTCAGCACCGACGGGGCGGGCGGGTCGTGGGCGATCGACGTGGCCCCGATGCTCGAGGATCCCTCGCTGCAGCGGATACTGAGCAGCCACAACGTGAAAGCGCCTGCGACCCTGAACGTTCCGCTGACGGCGTCGGCGCCGCGATCGCTGCGGCCCGGGCAACTCGGCCCGCTTGCCACGTGGGGGCCGTGGGTCGCCATCGGTGCGGTCGGCCTCAGCGTCGGCTGCGCCGTGCTGACGCTGGCCGCCGCGCGCCGCCGCGGCAAGGCGCTCACCAGCCTCGGCGTCTCCGCGCTGCTGGTCGGCGCCGGCGGATGGGCGGGCATCGAGATCGCCGGCCGCTACGTCGACGCCGCGCTCAACCGCACCACCGGCGACATCCGCCGCATCGCCGAGGTGATGGTCGGCCACGCCGAGGCGAGCCTGCACGAGTGGCTCAACCTGACGCTGCTCTGCGGCGCCGCCCTGGTGATCGGCGGTGTGGTCGCCGCCATGCTGGGCGGCCTGCGGAAGAAGCCCGCCGGCTAGCCGAAGGTGAACGAAAACACTTGCAGGCCAGGGCTGACCCGCATGTCGAGCCGGTCGCTGTGTGCGGCCCCGCCGGCCACGATCTGGTGCAGGGTGGGCGGCCCGCCGATCGGCGTCGCGGTGGTCTTTCCGTCCCGGGCCACCGTGAGGGTGCCCGTGCCGCCGACGACGACGTAGACGTCCTTGGCCGTGTAGTTCAGCCGGACGGCGGCGTCGTCGCCGTCGGCGGTGGCGCCTTGGTCGTCCAGTTTCCACCGGCCGGCCAGCGCGAACCTGTCGCCCCCCAGCTGCGGCGGATAGCCGAACGTGCCGGTCTTGTAATCGCCTGTGCCGCCGTAATTCACGGCCCGCTCGACCCCGAGGTAGGTCTCGGGGGTGAGCCTGGTGCGCGGCGTGGTGTCCGGCGAGTGCGTCGGCGCGGGCAGCCGGACGTCGGGGCGGGCGTCGACGAGCAGCGCGCGGATCAGGTTCTCGGTGCCGTCGTAATCGCCCTCGCCGAACTTCGTGTGCCGGACCGTCCCGCTCGCGTCGATCAGGTATTCGGCCGGCCAGTAAAGGTTTTGGTAGTTGTTCCACGTGGTGTAGTCGTTGTCCAACGCGATGGGGTAGGTGATGTGCAACGCGGCGGCGCCGCCGGCCACATTGGCGGGCACCCGTTCGAAGGCGTACTCCGGGGTGTGCACACCGATGACGACGAGCCCGGCGTCGTGATACCGGTTGTACCAATCGATCACGTGCGCGATGGCACGTTGGCAATTGATGCACGAGTATGCCCAGAAGTCGATCAGCACCACCTCGCCGCGCAGCGACGCCAGGTCGAGCGGGGCGCCGCCCGGCGTGTTGAGCCAGCCCGTGACGCCGCTGACCGCGGGCGCCGGCCCGCACCGCTCGAGGCGCTCCGCGCCGTCGGCGCAGTCGCCCAGCGCGCCGGCGCCCCCGCTGCCGGCAAGCTGCTGCCGGATCGTGTTGGCGCCGACCGCTTTCTGCATCGCGGCCGTGTAGTCGGGGACCGCGCGTTGCAGCGTCGCGGGCAGGTTGAACACCAGCGCCACGGCCAGCACGATCATCGTGACTCCGCCGGCGACCGACACGACGCGCCGGCGCCGGCGGAACGCGCCGACGCGCTCGGCGACACCTCGCCCGGCCAGCGCGAAAGCCAGCAGCGGCAAGGCGGTGCCGAGGGCGAACGCGGCGGTGAGGATCAGGATGGGCACGCCGATGGACGCGGTGCCGCCCGCGACCACGATCGCGGCCAGCACCGGTCCCGCGCACGGCACGTACAGCGCGCCGAGCGTCAAACCCAGCCCGAAACCGCTTCTGCCCGTGCGTAGTTGACGTTGCGGCAGGCGGGCGAACGGCCGTTCGATCAGGTGTTGCAGGGGCGGGACGATCAGGCCGAGCCCGATCAGCGTCAGCACCACCAGCGCGGCCCAGCGGATCGCGTCCTGAGGCAGGTGCAGCGCCGACAGGATGGCCGAGCCCGCCAGGGTCACCACGCTGAAGCTGCAGACCAGGCCCGCAATGACCGCGTACGGCCGGCTGGTGGCGCCGCGCGTCCCGGTGCCGTCCACGCCCGAGAAGAAGACCACCGGAAGCACCGGCAGGATGCATGGCGAGATGCCGGTGATGAGGCCGCCGAGGAAGCCGATGAGCGCGATGGTGTGCATAGCTACTTACACCTTGTACCTGCCGGAATGGTTCAACTGGCCCGGAACAAATCACATGATGTGCGTTATACAAATCACACAATGTGCGTTACGCTCTGCCGGTGGCGCAACTCACCTTCCAGCGCGCCCGCACCGAGGAGAAGAAGCGCCAACGTGCGGAGGCACTCGTGGAAGCCGCGCGTTCGCTGGCGCTGGAGACCGGCGTCGCGTCCGTCACGCTGACCGCCGTCGCCAGCCGGGCCGGCATTCACTACTCCGCCGTCCGCCGCTACTTCAGCTCGCACAAGGAAGTCCTCCTGCACCTCTCCGCGGAGGGGTGGGTGCGGTGGTCGAACACCGTGTCGGAGAAGCTGGCCGAACCCGGCCCGAAGTCGCCCTCGCAAATCGCCGAGACGCTGGCCAACGCCCTGGCCGAGGACCCGTTGTTCTGCGACCTGCTGGCCAACCTGCACCTGCACCTCGAACACGAGGTGGACGCCGAGCGGGTGATCGAGGTCAAGCGGATCAGCACCGCCGCCACGCTCTCGCTCGCCGATTCCATCGAGAGCGCGGTGCCGGAGCTCGGCCGCTCGGGGTCGCTCGACATTTTGTTGGCGGCGTACTCGCTGGCGGCCACCCTGTGGCAGGTCGCCAACCCGCCCGAGCGCCTCACCGACCTCTACGCCGAGGAGCCCGAAGTGCTTCCCCCGGAGTGGAATCTGGACTTTACTTCCGCCCTGACCCGCCTGCTGACTGCGACGTGCGTCGGTCTCATCGCGGAGAAGGCATGAACAAGGAGGCCGGGGAGCTGTGGCTTGGCGAACTCCAACCGGTGCAGAGGGGGAAGGACTTGGAGTGCCCATGACGACGACTGAGTCAAGGACCGAGCCGCTGATGACGCAGGGCTCCGCCGGCGGGGAGGGCAAAGATGTCGCTCCGCAGCGCGCCACGAAAAAGGGGCTGTTGGGGCGTTTTTGGTTGGTGCTCACGATCGCAGCCGTCGTCGCGGTGTCGGGATTCGTGGTGTACCGGTTGCACGGCGTCTTCGGCGTTCACAAGGGTTCGTTCGGTGGTGGCACCTCGGGCGAGGTCCTCGACCAGTTCAACGCCAAGACGATCACGCTCGAGGTCTGGGGCTCACCGGGCAGCACGGCGACCATCAACTACCTCGACGAAAACTCCCATCCGCAGCAGGCCGCCAACGTGCCCTTGCCCTGGAGCATCGTATTGAGTTCAACGAAACCCGGCATCCCGGCAAACCTGATCGCGCAAGGCGACGGGAGTTGGATTGCCTGCCGATTCGTCGTGAACAACCACGACGGGCACGGTGACGTCATCAAGGCTCCGAATCGCTCAGATTCCATCGAAACCGTGAACCCCTTCGTCTACTGCCTGGACAAGTCCGCATGAGCGAGCCAGGCGGGGCTCCGCCGCGCGTCGATCAGCCGCTGATCCCGCCGTTCCTGCCGCGGATGATCCATCGGCTTGCCCTGCCGATCGTCCTGGTGTGGTTGGG includes:
- a CDS encoding cytochrome c biogenesis protein CcdA, with product MHTIALIGFLGGLITGISPCILPVLPVVFFSGVDGTGTRGATSRPYAVIAGLVCSFSVVTLAGSAILSALHLPQDAIRWAALVVLTLIGLGLIVPPLQHLIERPFARLPQRQLRTGRSGFGLGLTLGALYVPCAGPVLAAIVVAGGTASIGVPILILTAAFALGTALPLLAFALAGRGVAERVGAFRRRRRVVSVAGGVTMIVLAVALVFNLPATLQRAVPDYTAAMQKAVGANTIRQQLAGSGGAGALGDCADGAERLERCGPAPAVSGVTGWLNTPGGAPLDLASLRGEVVLIDFWAYSCINCQRAIAHVIDWYNRYHDAGLVVIGVHTPEYAFERVPANVAGGAAALHITYPIALDNDYTTWNNYQNLYWPAEYLIDASGTVRHTKFGEGDYDGTENLIRALLVDARPDVRLPAPTHSPDTTPRTRLTPETYLGVERAVNYGGTGDYKTGTFGYPPQLGGDRFALAGRWKLDDQGATADGDDAAVRLNYTAKDVYVVVGGTGTLTVARDGKTTATPIGGPPTLHQIVAGGAAHSDRLDMRVSPGLQVFSFTFG
- a CDS encoding TetR family transcriptional regulator is translated as MRYALPVAQLTFQRARTEEKKRQRAEALVEAARSLALETGVASVTLTAVASRAGIHYSAVRRYFSSHKEVLLHLSAEGWVRWSNTVSEKLAEPGPKSPSQIAETLANALAEDPLFCDLLANLHLHLEHEVDAERVIEVKRISTAATLSLADSIESAVPELGRSGSLDILLAAYSLAATLWQVANPPERLTDLYAEEPEVLPPEWNLDFTSALTRLLTATCVGLIAEKA
- a CDS encoding PPE family protein, translating into MTSPHFAWLPPEVNSARIHSGPGAGPLLAAAEAWDGLAEDLASSASSFSSVTSNLANGSWQGPSSAAMMALATHYVSWLSAAAAQAEAVSSQASAVAAAFEGALAATVQPAVVAANRALAHALSATNWLGQNTPAIADIEAAYDQMWASDVEAMYGYHADASAAVEKLAPWQQVLQNLGFHFSSSGQLTFGLPAARVPRTL
- a CDS encoding MmpS family transport accessory protein, producing the protein MTTTESRTEPLMTQGSAGGEGKDVAPQRATKKGLLGRFWLVLTIAAVVAVSGFVVYRLHGVFGVHKGSFGGGTSGEVLDQFNAKTITLEVWGSPGSTATINYLDENSHPQQAANVPLPWSIVLSSTKPGIPANLIAQGDGSWIACRFVVNNHDGHGDVIKAPNRSDSIETVNPFVYCLDKSA
- a CDS encoding mycothiol transferase; amino-acid sequence: MANTSSPDAAAQELLRDAFTRLIEHVDDIADGLTDEVANYRVTPDANSIAWLIWHSARVQDIQLADVAGVEQVWLRDGWVDRFGLDLPRNDTGYGHGPEQVAKVKAPADLLSGYYHAVHKLTLEYIAGVTDADLERVVDTNWDPPVTASARLVSIIDDCAQHLGQAAYVRGIAP
- a CDS encoding pyridoxamine 5'-phosphate oxidase family protein — encoded protein: MRTKKKVDLERLAAALPDYPYAYLVTVDDDYRVHTVTVEPRLSGATIDVGLIGGRTRQNLAQRRDVTLLWPPTEPGGYSLIVDGTAEVGPENRAGDAVGLTVVPSRALLHREADPDSPGAARGCLHDCVVFSLPA
- a CDS encoding carboxymuconolactone decarboxylase family protein, with the translated sequence MSRVAPLPPPWSEEDATGINSWGHPDRSYEPLLLVRCLQRHPALATRLRKLGESLYVAALLPPRTRTIAILRTCALVGCEYEWGGQAAFWGPVAGVSDDECDALVTGGASDPRWSASERTLIEAVDELERTGSWSEATWSALGRDLDDEQRIELLTAVGWYRTICTLCNALALPVEGWMRRWPSGR
- a CDS encoding N-acyl-D-amino-acid deacylase family protein, yielding MTYDLIIRNGTIVDGLGGEPFVGDVAVADGVIKKVGPVGNVNGENAHREIDAAGLLVTPGFVDLHTHYDGQSIWSERLTPSSAHGVTTVVMGNCGVGFAPCRQEDHDVLVDVMAGVEDIPGVVMTDGLPWTWETFPEYLDALDAGRRDIDVAAYLPHSPLRVYVMGERGANREPATAEDLARMRALAKEAIEVGALGFASSRLTIHKTESGSPIPSYDAAREEIEEIARGVVDGGGGLLQFVPDIPAGGYEPVLQMVFDVAEDVGLPLTFTLVVANAGDPTWPDAITMIEKANAAGGDITAQLLPRPIGLIIGLQLSANPFVLYPSYREIAHLPLAERVAEMRKPEVRARILADKPGVGHPILYVAQMWDWIFPLGDTPDYEPDPTTSIGARARARGVDPMEEAYDRLLDDEGRAMLLVATSNLQGNSLDTVGELLHREDVVLGLGDGGAHYGMICDASYSTYFLAHWARDRKSGRFTVPEAVRELTSVPARIAGLGDRGRIAVGYKADLNVIDHAALRLHKPVISYDLPAGGRRLDQTADGYVATIVAGEVIAENGVPTEARPGKLVRGRRPRPVAAQ